The DNA sequence CCATGTGGCGGACCTGCTGGGCACGGTCGTCATAGAAATATCCCAAGCAAATGAAGTCAACGAGTCTGTCGTTGGTTCCTCCATTCAGTTCATCCAGCAAAGCCGTTTCTAACAAGATCCTATCAATAAATGACTGGTTAAGGTCGCTTATATCCCGAGATTCGGTACCAAATTCGGACTGTGACTCCGTAGAAGGCGTATTCTTGTTATCATCGGTTGAAGATGtctcatttttcttcaaactACGAAAAATTAGATAGTACTCTTCAAGTATCGAATCAATTCCCGAATGACTCAACGTCTCTCCAAATGGCCATAATGacatatttttattttattttagctttattgaaaagcaaGAGAGTAGTGCACTCaacaatataaaagaaaagagaactGAATAACAAAAAGACCAAACCGCTATAACTTTATCTCACACCAAATACCAGGTTGACCTTTTCCCGCTGGGTGAAGCAACCGTTTCACTTCTTCGCACAATTCAATTGGTAGAACACAACACAACACAATAAAACACAACACACCACGTTTACTAAATTAAATCCTCTGCAGCACCTCAAAACAAACAACAAACAGCATTAAAAACAACCATCGTACATGCACTAAACTCTTGGTATATTGTCTGTTATTATCTTCGAGAGGCCTTCCTTAAGGGATTGAGGGTTAGCATTAAAAACCTAACTAAACCCTGAACATCCCTAAAGAACATATTTTATAATTAAGCAATAACCTAAGCAGGTTCGTATAGAGCCCCATGTTTTTTCAGGGCTAGGAAATAAGGCGACTTTACCGTACAAGGGGATAATTGTATATCAGTGAAAGGatcaaattgaagaacAGCCTTAAAGGAAGCTAGATGTATATTCTGTTTTACCCACTATTTCCGAAGTACTTCATTACGTTTTTAAAAAGCTGCTACACCCAAACAAGAACGCAGTGTAACGAAATGGGGAAGCTAATTAAGTTAATCACTGCTCTGACCGTATTAGTATCATTGCTGCAGTATTGTTGCCAATCCAATAGTGGGAACATATCATGCGAGCGCACGCAAACGCTCTGCCATTACACCAATCCCAGAATCTGGAACGCATATCTTTCAGGGAATTCTGAATTGTACAAAAATAAGGTCAGTCCCGGATTCGATTTGGTGGCGCGTAAATATGACACGGCTGTTAGACCTGTCATCGATGACGTTGCAATAAAAGTCAATAGAGTCGCTATACAGCCTGCATTCAAGGTCGTCCATTCACAATGTAAGAAATGGAATTGCGGAAAGTATTACCAATTGGCCCGCTCTCCAGTGCTTAAGGCTAGACGATTTTTCTTGGTCAAGTACAATACTTTCGTGAGACCTAGCACagacaaattttttaattcagAGTTTCGCTCTCAATTGAGAGAAAGGgtttcaaaatataaaaacatAGCTCACTATTATTGTACTACCATTTCAAGATGCATCAAGTCCAAATACGACTCTATTGTTGGTAACACGGAGGAAAAACTAATGGGGAAGTTTAAGAATAAGGATACGCATGGCATTCATGGTTCCATCACACATGAACCTTCCTCTGAAGACAGGGTTTTAACCGTGGGTACTATCGGATCTGATGAGGAGCTATTAACTACAACAAGTACTCAAACAGTGGTTGAAACAATTACTTTGGACGAAGAACAAGCTAGCGCTGTGGCTAGCCATGCTCACGATGATGAGGCTTCCACAGACGTCGAAGACTCTACAGACATCAATGTCAATGAACAGGCTCTGTTGCAAGAGGATTTCGACATGTGGAGTGAGACTATATTGCAAAAAACACAAGACGTGATTCGGctatttgaaaaggatgTTTCCAAATATATCAATGGTAAATTGGGCGAGGAGGCTAGACATTTCAAGGCCAAGTTTAACTCTTTAGATGAGGTATCTAAGAAATTCTTCTCCAAAATTTCACTAGCCATTAATGATATCGATTGTATGGAAGGCATTGATAGTGAAACTggcaagaaaattttctttgataaatcTGGCAGTACTGAGATTTCTCAATACATAACTAGAGAGTTGGTCCGTGAGTATTTCAACGAGACGCGCTCAACGTTAGATGAATTGACACATGCTATGGAGAAAGATTTGAG is a window from the Saccharomyces paradoxus chromosome VII, complete sequence genome containing:
- the SHE10 gene encoding She10p (Protein involved in outer spore wall assembly~similar to YGL228W) — translated: MGKLIKLITALTVLVSLLQYCCQSNSGNISCERTQTLCHYTNPRIWNAYLSGNSELYKNKVSPGFDLVARKYDTAVRPVIDDVAIKVNRVAIQPAFKVVHSQCKKWNCGKYYQLARSPVLKARRFFLVKYNTFVRPSTDKFFNSEFRSQLRERVSKYKNIAHYYCTTISRCIKSKYDSIVGNTEEKLMGKFKNKDTHGIHGSITHEPSSEDRVLTVGTIGSDEELLTTTSTQTVVETITLDEEQASAVASHAHDDEASTDVEDSTDINVNEQALLQEDFDMWSETILQKTQDVIRLFEKDVSKYINGKLGEEARHFKAKFNSLDEVSKKFFSKISLAINDIDCMEGIDSETGKKIFFDKSGSTEISQYITRELVREYFNETRSTLDELTHAMEKDLSQITEEIEKKVNAIREENVEVFEEWGDIIVNEWSKRMAYVDVINAHMGSDDDATLDEERTKSSVNWKKFLKGKKQIIESRDKLAHHPADLSHVNEFRQKVQRKILSFTQESGEFLYILRSKANLQFQERERKEREKVAAEEFQRQQELLQQQEEGEEDESYTSTSTITTTTTMTL